The Fictibacillus arsenicus genome contains a region encoding:
- a CDS encoding phage holin family protein: protein MDFASMAADFSPYVGLAVILYAIRQTERVSNKYIPIVAIVLGVLYSFWESGGASPGATLEGLKYALLGIGTVAGVKYSIENKSKK, encoded by the coding sequence ATGGATTTTGCGAGTATGGCAGCAGATTTTTCACCGTATGTCGGTCTGGCTGTGATTTTATATGCGATTCGTCAAACAGAACGAGTGTCGAATAAATACATCCCCATTGTAGCTATCGTATTAGGAGTCCTTTATTCTTTTTGGGAATCTGGAGGAGCAAGTCCGGGTGCCACATTAGAAGGATTGAAATATGCACTGCTTGGAATCGGTACAGTTGCGGGTGTGAAGTATTCCATTGAAAACAAGTCAAAGAAATAA
- a CDS encoding 5'-methylthioadenosine/S-adenosylhomocysteine nucleosidase family protein: MIGISIATKWEYEATLEYFSIKDNERFGYPYGEYFIRTINDTELVFYSTGVRKVNGVGGNQYMISKFNLTKVIVAGTCAGIDDKFSNLDIFVPDKAVQYDCTVKEIEPLIKQSFIVNFDLSKYGNDFCNGTIGTADKAVVMWKDYLELKKNEITIADTEAGAIAYICKKNDVECIIIKGISDFPTDERNSDKFESNIEQINVYLENTPKVMNKIFGEYLKRFI; this comes from the coding sequence ATGATAGGAATAAGCATAGCAACGAAGTGGGAATACGAAGCAACATTGGAATACTTTAGCATAAAAGATAACGAACGTTTTGGTTATCCATATGGCGAGTATTTCATAAGAACAATTAATGATACTGAACTTGTTTTTTATAGTACAGGTGTAAGAAAAGTAAATGGTGTTGGTGGTAATCAGTATATGATTTCTAAATTTAATTTAACTAAAGTAATCGTTGCTGGAACATGTGCAGGAATAGATGATAAGTTTAGTAATTTAGATATTTTTGTACCCGATAAAGCCGTTCAATATGATTGCACAGTAAAAGAAATCGAGCCTCTTATTAAACAATCCTTCATAGTTAATTTTGATCTATCAAAATATGGAAATGATTTTTGTAACGGAACAATTGGCACCGCTGATAAAGCAGTAGTTATGTGGAAGGACTATTTAGAACTTAAAAAAAACGAAATAACAATAGCCGATACAGAAGCGGGTGCAATTGCTTATATCTGTAAGAAGAATGATGTTGAATGCATTATTATTAAAGGGATATCTGATTTTCCAACAGATGAAAGAAACTCTGATAAATTCGAATCGAACATTGAACAAATTAATGTTTATTTAGAAAACACCCCCAAAGTTATGAACAAAATATTTGGCGAATATTTAAAAAGATTTATTTGA
- a CDS encoding NAD(P)H-dependent flavin oxidoreductase, producing MICKRLNIKYPIIQAGMAGGPTTSELVAAVSNAGALGTLGAGYMTPEDIRNVLSQIMKLTKKPFAVNLFLPQVYEKNEQQILSMQKYLNKYRKQLGIPEVYSVPDIQDLFEQQLNVVIEAEVKIVSFTFNKPSAGLIEKLHNSGITVIATATTLKEAKELESLGVDMIVAQGSEAGGHRGTFLDVEDEALIGTMALVPQIVDAVQCPVIAAGGIMDGRGMAAAFSLGASAVQLGTAFLTVQESGASEIHKSAILTSKDTDTKITQAFSGKSARGFKNEMMLSLESAPSLPPYPIQHVLTSDIRKEAAKQGNKELVSMWAGQASALSKKQTAKELIECLVHEYRTTISKILTEWN from the coding sequence ATGATCTGTAAAAGACTCAACATCAAATACCCCATTATCCAGGCAGGAATGGCAGGCGGTCCGACAACTTCGGAGCTTGTAGCCGCGGTCAGCAATGCAGGTGCTCTTGGAACATTAGGAGCGGGGTATATGACACCAGAAGATATACGAAATGTACTCTCACAAATTATGAAACTAACGAAAAAACCTTTTGCCGTGAATCTCTTTCTTCCACAAGTCTATGAAAAAAATGAACAGCAGATCTTGAGTATGCAGAAATACTTGAATAAGTACCGGAAACAGCTCGGCATTCCGGAAGTCTATTCTGTTCCGGATATCCAGGATCTTTTTGAACAGCAGCTTAACGTGGTGATTGAAGCGGAAGTGAAAATTGTAAGCTTTACGTTCAACAAACCTTCTGCTGGTTTAATAGAAAAATTGCATAATAGCGGAATTACGGTGATCGCCACAGCAACAACTTTAAAAGAAGCGAAAGAACTAGAGTCACTCGGTGTTGATATGATCGTTGCACAGGGAAGTGAGGCGGGTGGTCATAGAGGAACGTTCTTGGATGTTGAAGACGAGGCGTTGATCGGCACGATGGCATTGGTTCCCCAAATTGTAGATGCTGTTCAATGCCCTGTAATCGCAGCTGGCGGCATAATGGACGGCAGAGGGATGGCGGCAGCCTTCTCGCTGGGAGCATCAGCTGTACAGCTAGGAACAGCATTTTTAACCGTTCAAGAAAGCGGGGCAAGCGAGATTCACAAGTCAGCCATCCTAACAAGCAAGGATACAGATACAAAAATAACCCAGGCGTTCTCAGGAAAAAGCGCAAGAGGATTTAAGAATGAAATGATGTTGAGTTTAGAGAGCGCCCCCAGCTTGCCACCTTATCCGATCCAACACGTGTTAACATCAGACATCAGAAAAGAAGCGGCAAAGCAGGGAAACAAAGAGTTGGTTTCTATGTGGGCAGGGCAGGCATCTGCATTAAGCAAGAAACAAACTGCTAAGGAATTAATTGAATGCCTTGTACATGAGTACAGAACAACGATTTCAAAGATTCTAACTGAATGGAACTAA